The following proteins come from a genomic window of Negativicoccus succinicivorans:
- the greA gene encoding transcription elongation factor GreA, with amino-acid sequence MTQATEVSAAFLEEMKEELAQLKSKTRLEVAERLKEAIALGDLSENSEYEDAKNQQAFVEGRIAELEERIRNAVIIANPKGKKVSLGSVVTIKDQNGETLEYTIVGSAEADPFEDKISNESPVGKALIGKKAKDKVTVQAPEQVLEYEIVKVVNTSGKKKA; translated from the coding sequence ATGACGCAGGCAACGGAAGTCAGCGCCGCTTTCTTGGAAGAAATGAAAGAGGAGCTCGCTCAGTTAAAATCAAAGACCCGTTTGGAAGTGGCGGAACGCTTGAAAGAAGCCATCGCGCTCGGGGATTTAAGTGAAAACTCGGAATATGAAGACGCGAAAAACCAGCAGGCGTTTGTCGAAGGACGGATCGCCGAACTGGAAGAACGTATTCGCAACGCGGTGATTATCGCCAATCCGAAAGGTAAGAAAGTATCGCTCGGCTCGGTCGTCACGATCAAAGACCAAAACGGCGAAACGCTGGAATACACGATTGTAGGCTCCGCGGAAGCGGATCCGTTTGAAGATAAAATCTCCAACGAATCCCCCGTCGGCAAAGCGCTGATCGGTAAGAAAGCCAAAGATAAAGTAACGGTGCAGGCGCCGGAGCAGGTACTCGAATACGAGATCGTTAAAGTCGTCAATACTTCCGGCAAAAAGAAAGCGTAA
- the speC gene encoding ornithine decarboxylase, with protein sequence MELLNVICSKAAYECFDLLSDREVLFLEDVIDNFEVDLTSAAVVIVTEDEANCLQRFIDSALNIPMFVIRTRRDTQIPLDLLAAGVHVMDVNEFDRDLFGRQIEQAAKDYEKEILPPFFREMTEYVGTGNMTLATPGHHGGQFFRKHPAGRALYDWFGENLFRSDMSSSDVRMGDLLIHEGAPAEAEKHAAKVFNADTTYFVMNGTSTANKVVINALLHPGDVVLFDRNNHKSVHHGALVQVGAKPVYLETGRNPFGFIGGVDEHCFEEDYLRAEVAKVDPEKAKAKRPFRLALIQLGTYDGTIYNARQVIDRIGHLCDYILFDSAWVGYEQFIPMLRDCSPLLLELGPDDPGVMVTQSVHKQLAGFSQASQIHKKDSHIKDQPRYCNDDCFNNAFMLHASTSPFYAIFASLDVNAKIHEGEAGRKLWADTVKLGIDIRKEIIKNCHYFKPFIPETIDGKAWEDYDTNIIANDIRFFRMNPKDSWHGFAAYGKNQYVIDPCKLLLYTPGINKKTWEYEDFGIPAGLLSNYLREHGMTPEKSDLNSILFLLTPAETYTKMQNLISLLVRFETCLDEDLPLSQVLPKIYKQNEARYKGYTIRQLCQEMHDFYKSRRVNILQKRLFRKEYMPEVAMSAKDANYEFVAGNWEKVTLDQIKGRVALEGALPYPPGILTIDPGERWGDTVIEYFRALEDTINLLPGFAGEIQGVHFAEIDGKTRAVAYVLKDESVIQNAQPHRADTKEKATSSATTPKKENADSKAAAKTTKK encoded by the coding sequence ATGGAACTGTTAAACGTCATCTGCAGCAAAGCAGCATACGAATGCTTTGACTTGCTTTCCGATCGTGAAGTTCTTTTTTTGGAAGATGTCATCGATAATTTCGAGGTGGATTTAACTTCGGCGGCGGTCGTGATCGTCACGGAGGATGAAGCGAATTGTCTGCAACGATTCATCGATTCGGCGTTGAATATTCCGATGTTCGTCATCCGTACGCGTCGGGACACTCAAATTCCGCTGGATCTCCTGGCGGCCGGCGTTCACGTTATGGACGTCAACGAATTTGATCGCGACCTGTTCGGACGTCAGATCGAACAGGCGGCCAAAGATTATGAAAAAGAAATTTTACCCCCGTTCTTCCGTGAAATGACCGAATATGTGGGAACCGGTAACATGACGCTGGCGACGCCGGGGCACCATGGCGGTCAGTTCTTCCGTAAACATCCGGCCGGACGTGCCCTTTACGACTGGTTCGGTGAAAATCTGTTCCGCTCCGATATGAGTTCGTCCGACGTACGCATGGGCGATCTTCTGATTCACGAAGGGGCGCCGGCGGAAGCGGAAAAACACGCGGCGAAAGTATTTAACGCCGACACGACTTACTTCGTCATGAACGGCACGTCGACGGCCAATAAAGTCGTCATCAACGCGCTCTTGCATCCGGGCGATGTCGTACTGTTCGACCGTAACAACCACAAATCCGTGCACCACGGCGCGTTGGTACAGGTCGGCGCGAAACCGGTTTATTTGGAAACCGGACGCAACCCGTTCGGCTTTATCGGCGGCGTGGATGAACATTGCTTTGAAGAAGACTATCTGCGCGCGGAAGTCGCCAAAGTCGATCCGGAAAAAGCCAAGGCGAAACGCCCGTTCCGTTTGGCGTTGATCCAGCTCGGCACCTATGACGGCACGATTTATAACGCGCGTCAGGTCATCGACCGCATCGGTCACCTGTGCGACTACATCCTTTTCGACTCCGCTTGGGTCGGTTATGAACAATTTATTCCGATGCTGCGCGACTGCAGCCCGCTGCTTTTGGAACTCGGACCGGATGATCCGGGCGTCATGGTCACGCAGTCGGTACATAAACAGCTCGCCGGCTTCTCGCAGGCCTCCCAAATTCATAAAAAAGACAGTCACATTAAAGATCAGCCGCGGTACTGCAACGACGACTGCTTCAACAACGCATTTATGTTGCACGCGTCGACCTCGCCGTTCTACGCGATTTTCGCCTCGCTGGACGTCAACGCGAAGATCCACGAAGGCGAAGCGGGCCGCAAATTGTGGGCCGATACCGTTAAGCTCGGCATTGATATCCGCAAAGAAATCATCAAAAACTGTCACTATTTCAAGCCGTTCATTCCGGAAACGATCGACGGCAAAGCGTGGGAAGATTACGACACCAATATCATCGCCAATGATATCCGCTTCTTCCGCATGAACCCGAAAGACAGCTGGCACGGCTTTGCAGCGTACGGTAAAAATCAGTACGTCATTGATCCGTGCAAGTTGCTCCTCTATACGCCGGGCATCAATAAAAAAACGTGGGAATATGAAGACTTCGGTATTCCGGCGGGATTGCTTTCGAACTACCTGCGCGAACACGGCATGACACCGGAAAAGAGCGATCTGAACTCGATTCTCTTCCTGCTTACGCCGGCGGAAACCTACACGAAGATGCAGAACCTGATTTCACTCCTCGTGCGGTTTGAAACCTGTCTGGACGAAGATCTGCCGCTTTCGCAGGTATTGCCGAAGATTTATAAACAAAACGAAGCCCGTTACAAAGGCTACACCATTCGACAACTCTGCCAGGAAATGCACGATTTCTACAAATCGCGCCGCGTCAACATTCTGCAGAAACGTTTGTTCCGCAAAGAATACATGCCGGAAGTCGCGATGAGCGCGAAAGACGCGAACTATGAATTCGTCGCGGGCAACTGGGAAAAAGTCACCCTCGATCAGATCAAAGGCCGCGTAGCTTTGGAAGGCGCGTTGCCGTACCCGCCGGGAATCCTCACGATTGATCCGGGCGAACGCTGGGGCGATACCGTCATCGAATATTTCCGTGCCTTGGAAGATACGATCAATCTGTTACCGGGATTTGCCGGTGAAATTCAGGGCGTTCACTTCGCTGAAATCGACGGTAAAACACGCGCGGTAGCGTATGTTTTGAAAGACGAAAGCGTCATTCAAAACGCGCAGCCGCATCGCGCCGACACCAAAGAGAAAGCGACGAGCTCGGCGACGACGCCGAAAAAAGAAAACGCGGATAGTAAAGCGGCCGCGAAAACGACAAAAAAATAA
- a CDS encoding LysR family transcriptional regulator: protein MNLDFYRNFVTVAESYTVSEAARRLNIAQPALSAQIKSLESYYGVQLIKTRQGSRHLELTAAGELLYRRMRHILNATDVLRTDLKMVAFNELETVAIGTVPDLSMAVGEYVADFAEKHPDRRWRITVNDVATLADHLERGEIHCIITPFAASQAFMYTLEGAFTRPIYAIGRKDHPLLKDKQHVRMTSLTKEPICLATELEEGFFRSCREEHVEIPVGIRCTSTATVVDVALRCHRIAVIAGDVSPWLAPYITAVPLRSKYLRAEHYVYTQKGVELPKVMRQFLDHLKDREDYRPDFPRSEMSAEV, encoded by the coding sequence ATGAATCTGGATTTTTATCGCAACTTTGTTACTGTGGCGGAATCCTATACCGTAAGTGAAGCCGCGCGACGTTTGAATATCGCGCAGCCGGCCTTGTCAGCGCAAATTAAAAGCCTGGAGTCGTATTACGGCGTTCAACTGATTAAAACGAGACAGGGCAGTCGTCACTTGGAGTTGACGGCCGCCGGTGAACTTTTATATCGGCGGATGCGCCATATTTTGAATGCGACGGATGTACTGCGGACCGACCTGAAAATGGTCGCTTTCAATGAACTGGAAACGGTCGCGATCGGCACGGTGCCGGATCTTTCGATGGCTGTAGGTGAATATGTCGCCGACTTCGCCGAAAAGCATCCGGATCGCCGTTGGCGCATTACTGTCAACGATGTCGCCACGCTCGCCGACCATTTGGAGCGCGGTGAGATTCATTGCATCATTACGCCGTTTGCCGCGTCGCAGGCATTTATGTATACTTTGGAGGGCGCGTTTACAAGACCGATTTACGCGATCGGAAGGAAGGATCACCCGCTATTGAAAGATAAGCAGCATGTACGAATGACATCCCTGACCAAGGAACCGATTTGCTTGGCGACGGAATTGGAAGAAGGATTTTTCCGCAGCTGTCGTGAAGAACATGTCGAAATTCCCGTTGGGATACGCTGCACATCGACGGCGACGGTGGTCGATGTGGCCTTGCGTTGCCATCGGATCGCGGTCATCGCGGGCGACGTGTCGCCGTGGTTGGCTCCCTACATTACGGCGGTGCCGTTACGCAGCAAATACCTGAGGGCGGAGCATTACGTCTATACCCAAAAAGGGGTGGAGCTCCCTAAAGTCATGCGTCAATTTCTTGACCACCTTAAAGACAGGGAGGACTACCGACCCGATTTCCCGCGTTCCGAGATGTCCGCGGAGGTTTGA
- the dusB gene encoding tRNA dihydrouridine synthase DusB, whose protein sequence is MNAINNTPAIGGVKLRNCVALAPMAGICDQTYRRLATAQGVGFVCTEMISAKGLLYHNEKTLRMLALAEDEHPVAVQLFGHVPEELAQAAQIVARAGADIIDLNMGCPVAKVVKNGDGSALLRDVPQAAACIAAMADAVDVPVTAKIRLGWDDDSRNAVTVARALAAAGAAALTVHGRTREQGYSGQADWRAIAEVVAAVEIPVWGNGDVVDGPSAARLLAETNAAGVAIGRAAMGNPFVFHEVTTYLATGESVAPPTATERLTMCRRHLHMLAEEKGEAVAVRQMRTHAIGYLRGLRNSAALRRELMQAETLARWDELLAEALAVVTA, encoded by the coding sequence ATGAACGCAATAAATAACACACCCGCTATCGGCGGCGTGAAGCTGCGCAACTGCGTGGCTCTCGCGCCGATGGCGGGCATTTGCGATCAGACGTACCGACGACTTGCGACGGCGCAGGGCGTCGGTTTCGTTTGTACGGAAATGATCAGCGCTAAAGGGCTTTTATATCACAATGAAAAAACACTGCGCATGTTGGCGCTGGCGGAAGACGAGCATCCGGTCGCGGTGCAGCTCTTCGGACACGTTCCGGAAGAATTGGCGCAAGCGGCGCAAATCGTCGCGCGAGCGGGCGCGGACATCATTGACCTTAACATGGGCTGTCCCGTCGCGAAAGTCGTCAAAAACGGCGACGGTTCGGCGCTCCTGCGCGACGTGCCGCAAGCGGCCGCCTGCATCGCCGCGATGGCGGACGCGGTGGACGTGCCGGTCACGGCGAAAATTCGCCTCGGCTGGGATGATGATTCCCGCAACGCCGTGACGGTGGCGCGCGCGCTGGCCGCCGCCGGCGCCGCCGCGCTCACCGTGCACGGGCGCACGCGCGAACAGGGCTACAGCGGCCAAGCGGACTGGCGGGCGATCGCTGAAGTCGTCGCCGCCGTCGAAATTCCCGTTTGGGGAAACGGCGATGTGGTCGACGGACCGAGCGCGGCCCGTCTGCTTGCGGAAACCAACGCGGCCGGCGTCGCTATCGGTCGCGCCGCCATGGGAAACCCGTTTGTTTTTCATGAAGTCACGACCTATCTGGCGACCGGTGAAAGCGTCGCGCCGCCGACGGCAACGGAACGCTTGACCATGTGTCGCCGGCACTTGCATATGCTCGCCGAAGAAAAAGGCGAAGCGGTCGCCGTTCGGCAAATGCGCACACATGCGATCGGCTACTTGCGCGGCCTGCGTAACTCCGCCGCCTTGCGACGGGAATTAATGCAGGCGGAAACGCTTGCGCGCTGGGATGAACTCCTGGCAGAAGCGCTTGCTGTTGTCACGGCGTAG
- the potE gene encoding putrescine-ornithine antiporter encodes MSQAAKKMGVVQLTIITAVNMMGSGIIMLPAKLASVGTMSILSWLVTAVGSMCLAYCFAQCSMFSREQGGMGGYADNAFGKAGNFLCNYTYSFSLIIANVAIAISAVGYGTEFMDMKLSALGVGIATIATLWVTSVLNFGGAGITGKIGSVTVWGVIIPVVGISLIGWFWFDPTLYINSWNPHGLPFMEGVSESITLTLWSFLGLESACANSDAVENPEKNVPIAVLGGTLGAAIVYIASTNVMAGIVPIDQLAASNAPFGFVFAHMFSPIAGKIVMGLMSLACIGSLLGWQFTTAQVLKSSADVGYFPRVFSKVTRANAPVAGMIIMTIIETVIAFATISPSLMEQFSAIVDLAVVTNLVPYVLSMAALPIILHKAGVSKQKRLTTYAVNLIATAYSFYALYACGEFALAYGGLVTFLGWTFYGFIANQFEVRRPEEKVTTSQI; translated from the coding sequence ATGTCACAAGCAGCAAAAAAAATGGGCGTCGTTCAGCTGACTATTATTACGGCGGTTAACATGATGGGCTCCGGCATCATCATGTTGCCCGCCAAGCTGGCGTCCGTTGGTACGATGTCGATCCTCTCCTGGCTGGTGACGGCGGTAGGGTCGATGTGTTTGGCTTACTGTTTTGCCCAATGCAGCATGTTCAGCAGAGAACAGGGCGGCATGGGCGGCTACGCCGACAACGCGTTCGGCAAGGCCGGCAATTTTCTTTGCAACTATACATACTCGTTTTCATTGATTATCGCCAATGTCGCGATTGCGATTTCCGCGGTCGGCTACGGCACGGAATTTATGGATATGAAACTGTCGGCCTTGGGTGTCGGGATCGCAACGATCGCGACGCTTTGGGTGACGTCAGTACTGAATTTCGGTGGCGCCGGCATTACCGGCAAAATCGGTTCCGTTACCGTTTGGGGCGTAATTATTCCGGTCGTCGGCATCAGTCTGATCGGCTGGTTCTGGTTTGACCCGACGCTCTATATCAACTCATGGAACCCGCACGGACTGCCTTTTATGGAAGGAGTCAGCGAGTCGATTACGCTAACCCTCTGGTCGTTCTTGGGTTTGGAATCCGCATGCGCCAACAGCGACGCGGTGGAAAATCCGGAAAAGAACGTACCGATTGCGGTGTTGGGCGGCACGCTGGGAGCAGCGATCGTCTACATTGCCTCGACCAACGTCATGGCGGGGATAGTGCCGATTGATCAGTTGGCTGCTTCCAACGCACCGTTCGGCTTTGTCTTTGCGCATATGTTCAGTCCGATCGCCGGCAAGATCGTCATGGGTCTGATGTCGCTCGCCTGCATCGGTTCGCTTTTGGGCTGGCAGTTCACGACCGCGCAGGTATTGAAGTCGTCGGCGGACGTCGGCTACTTCCCGCGCGTTTTCTCGAAAGTCACACGCGCCAATGCGCCGGTCGCCGGCATGATCATCATGACGATTATCGAAACCGTCATCGCCTTCGCCACGATTTCTCCGAGCCTGATGGAACAGTTCAGCGCGATCGTCGATCTCGCGGTCGTCACCAACCTTGTTCCCTATGTGCTTTCGATGGCCGCCTTGCCGATTATCTTGCATAAAGCGGGCGTGTCGAAACAAAAACGGCTGACCACGTACGCGGTCAACCTCATCGCGACCGCGTACAGCTTCTACGCCCTGTATGCCTGCGGCGAATTCGCGCTGGCCTACGGCGGCCTGGTCACCTTCTTAGGCTGGACATTTTATGGCTTTATCGCCAATCAATTCGAAGTTCGTCGGCCCGAAGAAAAGGTGACGACAAGTCAAATTTGA